The following coding sequences are from one Danio rerio strain Tuebingen ecotype United States chromosome 21, GRCz12tu, whole genome shotgun sequence window:
- the rab34b gene encoding ras-related protein Rab-34 isoform X2: MERFEVLGVPFSLQLWDTAGQERFRCIASTYYRGAQAIIVVFDLSNYESLDHAREWLEDAMRDNDPSSVLLFLVGTKKDLSHPDLLAQMEQEAIRLSEEIRAEYWAVSALSGASVRDFFLRVASLTFEATVLSELEKNNSRRAGDIVKISNNCDNNFKKRQSSCCH; this comes from the exons ATGGAGAGATTTGAAGTTCTCGGGGTACCCTTCAGTTTGCAGCt GTGGGACACAGCAGGTCAGGAAAGATTTCGATGCATTGCCTCCACATACTACAGAGGAGCGCAAG CCATCATCGTTGTGTTTGACCTGAGCAACTATGAGTCTCTGGATCACGCGAG AGAATGGCTTGAAGATGCCATGAGGGACAATGACCCGTCCAGTGTCCTGCTCTTCCTCGTGGGAACTAAGAAGGATCTTAGT CATCCAGATCTGTTGGCCCAAATGGAGCAGGAGGCCATTCGATTGTCTGAGGAGATCAGAGCAGAGTACTGGGCAGTTTCTGCTTTGTCAG GGGCGAGTGTGAGAGATTTCTTCCTGCGGGTTGCTTCGCTTACATTTGAGGCCACTGTTTTATCTGAGCTGGAGAAGAACAATTCTAGACGAGCCGGTGATATCGTCA AAATCTCCAATAATTGTGACAACAATTTTAAGAAGAGGCAATCCAGCTGCTGCCATTGA
- the rab34b gene encoding ras-related protein Rab-34 isoform X1 — MMNSLPPVKGDRIICELPLYFTRDAAVHTKDGFNITVREACQGQKTGLNVAKVIVVGDVGVGKTCLINRFCKDSFDRTYKATIGVDFEMERFEVLGVPFSLQLWDTAGQERFRCIASTYYRGAQAIIVVFDLSNYESLDHAREWLEDAMRDNDPSSVLLFLVGTKKDLSHPDLLAQMEQEAIRLSEEIRAEYWAVSALSGASVRDFFLRVASLTFEATVLSELEKNNSRRAGDIVKISNNCDNNFKKRQSSCCH; from the exons ATGATGAATTCTTTACCCCCTGTGAAAGGAGACCGGATCATCTGTGAACTCCCTTTG tattttacaaGAGATGCTGCAGTGCACACCAAAGATGGCTTCAATATTACTGTTAGAGAGGCTTGTCAAGGGCAGAAAACAGG ATTAAATGTAGCCAAAGTCATTGTCGTTGGTGATGTTGGGGTCGGGAAGACCTGTTTAATAAACAG ATTCTGCAAAGACTCATTTGACAGAACGTACAAGGCAACTATTGGAGTGGATTTTGAGATGGAGAGATTTGAAGTTCTCGGGGTACCCTTCAGTTTGCAGCt GTGGGACACAGCAGGTCAGGAAAGATTTCGATGCATTGCCTCCACATACTACAGAGGAGCGCAAG CCATCATCGTTGTGTTTGACCTGAGCAACTATGAGTCTCTGGATCACGCGAG AGAATGGCTTGAAGATGCCATGAGGGACAATGACCCGTCCAGTGTCCTGCTCTTCCTCGTGGGAACTAAGAAGGATCTTAGT CATCCAGATCTGTTGGCCCAAATGGAGCAGGAGGCCATTCGATTGTCTGAGGAGATCAGAGCAGAGTACTGGGCAGTTTCTGCTTTGTCAG GGGCGAGTGTGAGAGATTTCTTCCTGCGGGTTGCTTCGCTTACATTTGAGGCCACTGTTTTATCTGAGCTGGAGAAGAACAATTCTAGACGAGCCGGTGATATCGTCA AAATCTCCAATAATTGTGACAACAATTTTAAGAAGAGGCAATCCAGCTGCTGCCATTGA
- the supt6h gene encoding transcription elongation factor SPT6 (The RefSeq protein has 1 substitution compared to this genomic sequence), whose protein sequence is MSDFIESEAEESEEEFEEKDLKPKKTQRFMEEDEEEEEENTEDQDEHGNLRGLIDDDDVEEEEEEERGEPPAGEDSDSGEEVRHRRRKRSFDDYLDDDDLDLIEENLGVKVKRRKKKYSRVKTMDDEGDDDDEKDLIADEIFTGDGDGEGEVEDGEAVDTLHPRDDEEEEDDEESDIDDFIVDDDGQPITKKKGKKFSGYTDAALQEAQEIFGGDFDFAEFDTEAYDHAEEEEEDQDDESWDRPKKQTKRRVSRRSIFEIYEPSELESSHMTDQDNEIRSTDMPERFQLRAIPVKPAEDDELEEEAEWIYRNAFSTPTISMQESTDYLDRGTTTNFSRKGPSTIAKIKEALNFMRNQHFEVPFIAFYRKEYVEPELNINDLWKVWQWDEKWTQLKTRKQNLTRLFQRMQSYQFEQISADPDKPLADSTRPLDTADMERLKDVQSIDELGDVYNHFLLYYGRDIPKMQNAAKGGKKKLKKIKEVSEEDGEEAEVEEEEEEEEQKGPDLKQASRRDMYSICQSAGLDGLAKKFGLTPEQFGENLRDSYQRHETEQFPAEPLELAKDYVCSQFNTPEAVLEGARYMVAMQIAREPLVRHVLRQTFQERAKINIKPTKKGKKDVDEAHFAYSFKYLKNKPVKELSGDQFLKMCLAEEEGLLAIDICIDLVGVKGYGDQTYFDEIKQFYYRDEFSHQVQEWNKQRTLAIERSLQQFLYPQMAKELKNKLIAEAKDNIVKSCCKKLYNWLKVAPYRPDQQVEEDDDLMDESQGKGIRVLGVAFASGRDTPVFCSLINGEGEVVDFLRLPYFLKRRNAWREDEREKKQQDVENLKKFLLSKKPHVVAVSGENRDAHMVMEDIKRTISELEQNSSLPVVGVELVDNELAVLYMNSKKSEADFRDYPPLLRQAVSVARKIQDPLVEFAQVCSTDDDILCLKLHPLQEHVVKEELLSALYCEFINRVNEVGVDVNRAIAHPYTQSLVQYICGLGPRKGSHLLKILKQNNTRLENRTQLVTMCHMGPKVFINCAGFIKIDTASLGDSTDSYIEVLDGSRVHPETYEWARKMAVDALEYDESAEDANPAGALEEILENPERLKDLDLDAFAEELERQGYGNKGITLYDIRAELSCRYKDLRAPYRPPNTEEVFNMLTKETPETFYIGKLITCVVTNIAHRRPQGESYDQAIRNDETGLWQCPFCQQDNFPELSEVWNHFDSGSCPGQAIGVRTRLDNAVMGFIPTKFLSDKVVKHPEERVKPGMTVHCRIMKIDIEKFNVDLTCRTSDLSDKNNEWKLPKDTYYDFDAETDDVKQEEEQKKKQQRTTYIKRVIAHPSFHNINFKQAEKMMESMDQGDVVIRPSSKGENHLTVTWKVADGIYQHVDVREEGKENAFSLGHTLWINTEEFEDLDEITARYVQPMAAFARDLLGHKYFHECNGGDRKKMEELLVRTKKEKPTFIPYYISACRDLPGKFLLGYQPRGKPRIEYVTITPDGFRYRSQIFPTVNGLFRWFKDHYQDPVPGVTPASSRTRTPASVNATPANINIADLTRAVNSLPRNMTSQMFNAIAAVTGQGQNPNTTPAQWASSQYGYSGGSSAGGGGGSSSAYHVFATPQQPMATPLMTPSYSYTTPGQQQAMTTPQYPSSTPQSSHGHHQHSSSTPSSSSSRVRTPQPKASSHTAVDWGKMAEQWLQEKEAERRKQKTPRMTPRPSPSPMIESTPMSIAGDATPLLDEMDR, encoded by the exons GTTTTGATGACTATTTGGATGATGATGATCTGGACCTCATTGAGGAGAATTTAGGAGTAAAAGTGAAGAGGAGG AAAAAGAAGTACTCTCGTGTGAAAACAATGGATGATGagggagatgatgatgatgaaaaagaCCTGATTGCTGATGAGATCTTCACTGGGGATGGCGACGGAGAAGGAGAGGTGGAGGATGGAGAGGCCGTAGATACACTTCACCCAagagatgatgaagaggaggaagatGATGAGGAATCTG ATATTGATGATTTTATTGTGGATGATGATGGACAACCCATCACTAAAAAGAAGGGAAAGAAGTTCTCTGGCTACACTGATGC TGCTTTGCAAGAAGCTCAGGAGATTTTCGGGGGTGACTTTGACTTTGCTGAGTTTGACACTGAAGCTTATGATCatgcagaagaagaagaagaggatcaGGATGATGAGTCCTGGGATCGGCCCAAGAAGCAGACCAAGAGAAGAGTCAGCCGCCGTAGCATCTTTGAGATCTATGAGCCCAGTGAGCTGGAGAGCAGCCACATGACCGATCAGGACAACGAGATCCGCTCTACAGACATGCCAGAAAGATTCCAg TTAAGGGCCATCCCTGTAAAGCCTGCTGAGGATGATGAGCTGGAGGAAGAAGCTGAATGGATTTACAGAAATGCTTTCTCCACACCGACAATCTCCATGCAG GAAAGCACAGATTACCTGGATCGTGGAACAACAACTAATTTCAGCAGAAAGGGCCCAAGTACTATTGCTAAAATCAAAGAAGCCCTGAATTTTATGAGGAACCAACACTTTGAG GTTCCCTTCATTGCGTTCTACAGGAAAGAGTATGTGGAACCAGAGCTGAACATCAATGATCTCTGGAAGGTGTGGCAGTGGGATGAGAAG TGGACCCAGCTGAAGACCAGAAAGCAGAACTTGACACGTCTTTTCCAGAGAATGCAGTCTTATCAGTTTGAGCAGATCTCGGCTGACCCTGACAAGCCTTTAGCTGACTCTACTCGTCCCCTAGACACTGCTGACATGGAGAG ACTGAAAGACGTTCAGTCTATTGATGAGCTGGGTGATGTCTACAATCACTTCCTGCTCTACTATGGCAGAGACATTCCTAAGATGCAGAATGCAGCAAAGGGTGGCAAAAAGAAACTAAAGAAGATCAAGGAAGTTTCAGAGGAAGATG GGGAAGAAGCAGaagtggaggaggaagaggaagaagaggagcaAAAGGGTCCAGATCTGAAACAAGCCTCACGCAGAGATATGTACAGCATCTGCCAGAGTGCAGGCCTTG atggTCTTGCCAAGAAGTTTGGTCTGACCCCAGAACAGTTTGGTGAAAACTTGCGAGACAGTTATCAGAGGCATGAAACCGAGCAGTTTCCTGCAGAGCCTTTGGAGCTGGCCAAGGACTATGTTTGCAG ccAATTTAACACCCCAGAGGCTGTCCTGGAAGGCGCTCGCTACATGGTGGCCATGCAGATTGCCCGCGAGCCTCTGGTCAGACACGTGCTCAGACAAACCTTCCAGGAGAGGGCCAAGATTAACATCAAGCCAACTAAGAAGGGCAAGAAG GATGTGGATGAGGCGCACTTTGCCTATTCTTTCAAGTACTTGAAGAACAAGCCTGTGAAAGAGCTCAGTGGAGATCAGTTCTTGAAGATGTGTCTGGCTGAGGAGGAAGGCCTTCTCGCCATAGACATCTGCATTGACCTTGTTGGAGTCAAAGG GTATGGAGATCAGACTTACTTTGATGAGATCAAGCAGTTCTACTACAGGGATGAGTTCAGTCACCAGGTGCAGGAGTGGAACAAGCAGAGAACTCTCGCCATTGAAAGATCCCTGCAGCAGTTCCTGTATCCACAGATGGCCAAAGAATTAAAGAACAAGCTTATCGCTGAAGCAAAGGACAATATTGTTAAG TCCTGCTGCAAGAAGCTGTATAATTGGTTGAAGGTGGCTCCTTATCGGCCTGATCAACAGGTGGAGGAGGACGATGACCTTATGGATGAGTCACAAGGAAAGGGCATCCGTGTGCTCGGAGTGGCCTTTGCTTCTGGCAG AGACACACCAGTGTTCTGCTCTCTCATTAATGGTGAAGGAGAGGTGGTGGATTTCCTTAGACTTCCTTATTTCCTGAAGAGGAGAAATGCATGGAGAGAAGATGAACGAGAGAAAAAG CAACAAGATGTTGAAAACCTCAAAAAATTCCTCCTCAGTAAGAAGCCACATGTTGTTGCTGTTTCTGGGGAGAATCG TGATGCGCATATGGTGATGGAGGACATCAAGCGCACCATCAGTGAGCTAGAGCAGAACTCCTCTCTGCCTGTGGTGGGAGTGGAGTTGGTGGACAATGAACTTGCTGTGCTTTATATGAACAGCAAGAAGTCTGAG GCGGATTTCAGGGATTACCCACCTCTGCTTCGGCAGGCTGTGTCTGTGGCTCGCAAAATCCAGGACCCACTAGTGGAGTTTGCCCAAGTCTGCAGTACTGATGATGACATCCTGTGTTTAAAACTGCATCCCCTGCAG GAGCATGTAGTGAAAGATGAACTGCTGAGCGCGCTCTACTGTGAGTTCATAAACCGAGTGAATGAGGTTGGTGTGGATGTGAACCGAGCCATCGCTCACCCTTATACCCAGAGCCTGGTCCAGTACATCTGTGGTCTCGGACCAAGAAAAGGCTCACACTTGCTTAAG ATTCTTAAGCAGAACAACACTAGGTTAGAGAACCGAACCCAGTTGGTCACCATGTGCCATATGGGGCCCAAAGTCTTCATTAACTGTGCTGGATTTATCAAGATTGACACAGCCTCTCTTGGAGACAG CACTGACTCCTACATTGAAGTTCTGGACGGCTCTCGAGTTCACCCTGAAACATACGAGTGGGCACGTAAAATGGCGGTGGATGCTCTAGAGTATGATGAATCTGCAGAAGATGCCAACCCAGCTGGAGCACTAGAGGAGATTCTTGAGAATCCGGAGAGGTTAAAAGATCTGGATCTGGATGCCTTCGCTGAGGAGCTGGAGAGACAG GGTTATGGTAATAAGGGAATTACACTGTATGACATCCGAGCAGAGCTCAGCTGTAGATATAAAGACCTGAGAGCTCCATACAGACCTCCCAACACAGAGGAAGTCTTTAACATGCTCACCAAGGAGACACCTGAGACTTTCTATATTG GTAAACTGATCACCTGTGTAGTAACTAACATCGCACACAGACGACCACAAGGTGAGAGTTATGACCAGGCCATCCGTAATGATGAGACTGGACTCTGGCAGTGTCCTTTTTGCCAGCAGGACAACTTCCCTGAGCTCAGTGAG GTGTGGAATCACTTTGACAGCGGCTCCTGTCCTGGTCAAGCCATCGGAGTAAGAACCAGGTTAGATAACGCCGTCATGGGCTTCATTCCAACTAAGTTTCTTAGTGACAAAGTGGTCAAGCACCCCGAGGAGAGGGTCAAG CCTGGCATGACCGTGCACTGCCGCATAATGAAGATCGACATTGAGAAGTTCAATGTAGATCTCACTTGCAGAACGTCTGATCTGAGCGATAAGAACAACGAATGGAAACTTCCCAAAGACACCTATTATGACTTTGATGCTGAGACAGATGATGTTAAACAGGAAGAGGAGCAGAAGAAGAAACAGCAGAGAACCA cTTACATCAAGCGTGTGATTGCGCATCCATCCTTCCACAACATCAACTTCAAACAAGCAGAGAAGATGATGGAGTCCATGGACCAGGGTGATGTGGTGATTCGACCGAGCAGTAAAGGGGAGAACCATTTGACGGTGACGTGGAAGGTGGCAGATGGGATCTATCAGCATGTGGACGTCCGTGAAGAGGGCAAAGAAAACGCCTTCAGCCTTGGACATACACTCTGGATTAACACTGAG GAGTTTGAGGATCTGGATGAAATCACAGCCAGATATGTCCAGCCCATGGCTGCATTCGCACGAGATCTGCTCGGCCACAAGTACTTCCATGAGTGCAATGGGGGCGACAGGAAG AAAATGGAGGAGCTTCTAGTAAGGACAAAGAAAGAAAAGCCGACGTTCATCCCTTACTACATCTCAGCATGTAGAGACCTGCCTGGCAAATTCTTGCTGGGTTACCAGCCTAGAGGGAAGCCGAG GATAGAATATGTAACCATCACTCCAGATGGCTTTAGGTATCGCTCGCAGATATTCCCTACGGTCAATGGCCTCTTCCGCTGGTTCAAAGATCACTACCAGGATCCTGTGCCAG GTGTGACGCCAGCCAGCAGCAGAACGCGAACGCCAGCATCAGTAAACGCCACACCTGCCAACATCAACATTGCAG ACTTGACTCGAGCTGTGAACTCTCTTCCACGTAACATGACGTCCCAAATGTTCAACGCCATTGCAGCGGTTACAGGGCAGGGCCAAAACCCCAACACCACACCGGCTCAGTGGGCCTCCAGCCAGTATGGCTACAGCGGCGGCAGCagtgcaggaggaggaggaggcagCAGCAGTGCTTATCAT GTGTTCGCAACACCCCAGCAGCCAATGGCGACACCCTTGATGACGCCCAGCTACTCTTACACCACACCAGGCCAGCAGCAGGCCATGACCACACCACAGTATCCCAGCAGCACACCACAGTCCTCACATGGACACCATCAGCATTCATCTTCCactccatcatcatcttcatcgaGAGTGAGGACGCCACAGCCCAA GGCGAGCTCTCACACCGCCGTGGATTGGGGTAAGATGGCTGAACAGTGGCTACAGGAGAAAGAAGCGGAACGACGGAAGCAAAAGACCCCCCGCATGACTCCCCGACCGTCCCCCAGCCCCATGATCGAGAGCACACCCATGTCCATAGCTGGAGATGCCACTCCATTGCTAGACGAGATGGACCGATAG